One window from the genome of Numida meleagris isolate 19003 breed g44 Domestic line chromosome 24, NumMel1.0, whole genome shotgun sequence encodes:
- the LOC110387981 gene encoding probable pathogenesis-related protein ARB_02861, protein MSCEKTLCTEPCAAVGNVNRPEPCAAAHSEPSVIACPDSRVIIFPPPVVVTIPGPILTTYPQETIVGSTESAELASALESGVAIGSSQKGAECALPCAEPCATKLVTKCEAPCPPPCPPPCPPPCAPPCPPPCVPPCPPPCVPQCVPQCEPQCVPLCVPERSYTYSTQWKHPCQRGFCKTL, encoded by the coding sequence ATGTCTTGTGAAAAAACCCTGTGCACGGAGCCGTGTGCTGCCGTAGGAAATGTGAACCGCcctgagccctgtgctgctgcccacagtGAGCCCAGCGTCATCGCCTGCCCCGACTCCCGCGTCATCATCTTCCCACCACCAGTGGTCGTCACTATTCCAGGGCCCATCCTCACCACCTACCCACAAGAGACCATCGTGGGCTCCACAGAATCAGCCGAGCTGGCCTCCGCCCTGGAGTCGGGTGTAGCCATCGGCTCATCACAGAAAGGTGCTGAGTGCGCACTGCCCTGCGCCGAGCCCTGTGCCACGAAGCTCGTGACAAAGTGCGAGGCCCCGTGTCCACCTCCGTGTCCACCTCCGTGTCCACCTCCGTGTGCACCTCCGTGTCCACCTCCGTGTGTGCCCCCATGTCCTCCTCCATGCGTGCCCCAATGCGTGCCCCAGTGTGAGCCGCAGTGCGTGCCTCTGTGTGTGCCGGAGCGCTCCTACACTTATTCCACCCAGTGGAAGCATCCTTGCCAGAGGGGCTTCTGCAAGACGCTCTAA